One window from the genome of Malus domestica chromosome 01, GDT2T_hap1 encodes:
- the LOC103406609 gene encoding 18.2 kDa class I heat shock protein has protein sequence MALSLFGGRRSNVFDPFSLDIWDPFEGFGDLANIPSSARETTAIANTRIDWKETPKAHIFKVDLPGIKKEEVKVEVEDGRVLQISGERSREQEEKNDKWHRVERSSGKFMRRFRLPENAKIDQVKAAMESGVLTVTVPKEEEKNPEVKAIDISG, from the coding sequence ATGGCTCTCAGTCTCTTTGGCGGACGACGAAGCAACGTCTTCGACCCCTTCTCTCTGGACATCTGGGACCCTTTCGAGGGCTTCGGCGATCTGGCCAACATCCCCTCCTCCGCCCGTGAAACCACCGCCATCGCCAACACGCGCATCGACTGGAAGGAGACCCCGAAGGCCCACATCTTCAAGGTGGACCTCCCGGGGATAAAAAAGGAGGAGGTGAAAGTGGAGGTGGAGGACGGGAGGGTCCTGCAGATCAGCGGCGAGAGGAGCCGGGAGCAGGAGGAGAAGAACGACAAGTGGCACAGGGTGGAGAGGAGCAGTGGCAAGTTTATGAGGAGGTTCAGGCTGCCGGAGAACGCGAAGATTGATCAGGTGAAGGCGGCGATGGAGAGTGGGGTGCTGACTGTGACTGTGCCgaaagaggaggagaagaaccCTGAGGTCAAGGCCATTGACATCTCCGGCTAA
- the LOC103406608 gene encoding 18.1 kDa class I heat shock protein-like, which produces MALSLFGNGRRSNFFDPFSLDIRDPFEGFGTLANIPSSARETTAIANTRIDWKETPEAHIFKADLPGIKKEEVKVEVEDGRVLQISGERSREQEEKNDKWHRVERSSGKFMRRFRLPENAKIDQVKASMENGVLTVTVPKEEEKKPAVKAIDISG; this is translated from the coding sequence ATGGCTCTCAGTCTCTTTGGCAACGGCCGACGAAGCAACTTCTTCGACCCCTTCTCCCTGGACATCAGGGATCCATTCGAGGGCTTCGGCACTCTGGCCAACATCCCCTCCTCCGCCCGCGAAACCACTGCCATTGCCAACACCCGCATCGACTGGAAGGAGACCCCGGAGGCCCACATCTTCAAGGCAGACCTCCCGGGGATAAAAAAGGAGGAGGTGAAAGTGGAGGTGGAGGACGGGAGGGTCCTGCAGATCAGCGGCGAGAGGAGCCGGGAGCAGGAGGAGAAGAACGACAAGTGGCACAGGGTGGAGAGGAGCAGTGGCAAGTTTATGAGGAGGTTCAGGCTGCCGGAGAACGCGAAGATTGATCAGGTGAAGGCATCGATGGAGAATGGGGTCCTGACTGTGACTGTGCCgaaagaggaggagaagaagccTGCTGTCAAGGCCATTGACATTTCCGGCTAA
- the LOC103406658 gene encoding glutathione S-transferase U19-like — translation MADEVVLLDFWPSPFGMRLRIALAEKGIEYEYKDEDLWNKSPLVLQVNPVHKKIPVLIHNGKPAYDSLIALQYIDEVWNDKPPLLPFDSYLTAQARFWADFVNKKVIFTH, via the coding sequence ATGGCGGACGAGGTGGTGTTGTTGGATTTCTGGCCAAGCCCATTTGGGATGAGGCTGAGGATTGCTCTGGCAGAAAAGGGCATCGAGTATGAGTACAAAGATGAGGACTTGTGGAACAAGAGCCCATTGGTGCTGCAGGTGAACCCGGTTCACAAGAAGATCCCGGTTCTCATTCACAATGGAAAACCAGCCTATGATTCCCTCATTGCTCTTCAGTACattgatgaggtttggaatgatAAGCCTCCACTCTTGCCCTTTGACTCTTACCTCACAGCCCAGGCCAGGTTCTGGGCTGACTTTGTCAACAAGAAGGTGATTTTTACTcattaa
- the LOC139194502 gene encoding 18.1 kDa class I heat shock protein-like: MALSLFGGRRSNVFDPFSLDIWDPFEGFGALANIPSSARETTAIANTRIDWKETPEAHIFKADLPGIKKEEVKVEVEDGRVLQISGERSREQEEKNDKWHRVERSSGKFMRRFRLPENAKIDQVKAAMENGVLTVTVPKEEEKKPEVKAIDISG; encoded by the coding sequence ATGGCTCTCAGTCTCTTTGGCGGACGACGAAGCAACGTCTTCGACCCCTTCTCTCTGGACATCTGGGACCCTTTCGAGGGCTTCGGCGCTCTGGCCAACATCCCCTCATCCGCCCGTGAAACCACCGCCATCGCCAACACTCGCATCGACTGGAAGGAGACCCCGGAGGCCCACATCTTCAAGGCGGACCTCCCGGGGATAAAAAAGGAGGAGGTGAAAGTGGAGGTGGAGGACGGGAGGGTCCTGCAAATCAGCGGCGAGAGGAGCCGGGAGCAGGAGGAGAAGAACGACAAGTGGCACAGGGTGGAGAGGAGCAGTGGCAAGTTTATGAGGAGGTTCAGGCTGCCGGAGAACGCGAAGATTGATCAGGTGAAGGCGGCGATGGAGAATGGGGTGCTGACTGTGACTGTGCCgaaagaggaggagaagaagccTGAGGTCAAGGCCATTGACATCTCCGGCTAA
- the LOC103426500 gene encoding UDP-glycosyltransferase 76F1-like, whose translation MEQSKGRRLVLFPFPFQGHINPMLELADILHSKGFSIAIIYTNFNSLNPSTLNPHFTYHSIPVDLTENEDSMKDLIAFVSILNAKCVEPFRECLAGLLSDDVNSEGTIACLITDLLFDFTRSVAESFKLPRIMLRTGGAASFVVYAAIPLLKEKGYLPISNSRLEEPVTELSPIKVKDLPTMPNCDPEDFYQLITNATNESKASCGLIFNTFEDLEGHELATIRQEYYPNIPIFPIGPFHKCSLATSSSSSSLFAQDQSCISWLNTRAPKSVAYVSFGSLAKIDQAQFLEIAWGLANSGQPFLWVVRPELVQESDWFEVLPNGFLEALNERAHIVKWAPQKEVLAHPAVGVFWTHCGWNSTLESISEGVPMICMPCFSDQMVDARFVSDVWKVGLRLEHGIERGEVERIIRRLMVEKEGEEFKERALKLKEKAKLCLKEGGSSYQSLDGLVKHILSL comes from the exons ATGGAACAAAGCAAAGGCAGGAGACTGGTCCTCTTCCCATTTCCCTTCCAAGGGCACATAAACCCTATGCTGGAACTAGCCGATATTCTGCATTCCAAAGGCTTCTCCATAGCCATCATCTACACCAACTTCAACTCCCTCAATCCTTCAACCCTAAATCCACACTTCACCTACCATTCAATCCCTGTTGACTTGACAGAAAACGAGGACTCCATGAAGGATTTAATCGCTTTTGTTTCTATTCTAAATGCTAAATGTGTTGAGCCTTTCAGAGAATGCTTGGCTGGGTTGTTATCCGATGACGTTAATTCGGAGGGCACCATTGCATGCTTGATCACCGACCTTCTCTTCGACTTCACTCGATCTGTTGCGGAGAGTTTTAAGCTGCCGAGGATAATGTTAAGGACCGGGGGTGCCGCTTCCTTCGTTGTTTATGCTGCAATTCCACTTCTCAAGGAAAAGGGTTACCTACCAATATCAA ATTCTCGACTAGAAGAGCCGGTAACGGAGCTTTCACCTATCAAAGTTAAAGACCTACCCACGATGCCCAATTGCGATCCTGAGGATTTCTATCAACTGATAACCAACGCGACAAATGAATCCAAGGCCTCTTGTGGACTCATTTTCAATACTTTTGAAGATCTTGAAGGACATGAACTTGCCACAATTCGCCAAGAATATTACCCCAATATTCCAATTTTCCCAATAGGTCCATTTCACAAGTGTAGCCTTGCaacctcttcttcttcaagtaGTTTATTCGCACAAGACCAAAGTTGCATTTCATGGCTAAACACTCGAGCGCCAAAATCTGTTGCTTATGTTAGCTTTGGGAGCCTTGCCAAGATAGATCAAGCTCAATTTTTGGAGATTGCTTGGGGGTTGGCCAATAGTGGCCAACCCTTTTTGTGGGTGGTTCGACCCGAATTAGTTCAAGAGTCAGATTGGTTTGAAGTGTTGCCCAACGGATTTCTAGAAGCATTGAACGAGAGGGCCCATATTGTGAAATGGGCTCCACAAAAAGAAGTGTTGGCTCACCCAGCAGTTGGAGTCTTTTGGACTCATTGTGGTTGGAATTCTACATTGGAGAGCATTTCTGAAGGGGTCCCTATGATTTGTATGCCATGTTTCAGTGATCAAATGGTGGATGCAAGATTTGTGAGTGATGTTTGGAAGGTAGGGCTGCGATTGGAGCATGGGATTGAGAGAGGTGAGGTTGAAAGAATAATTAGAAGACTAATGGTTGAGAAAGAAGGGGAAGAGTTCAAAGAGAGAGCCTTAAAGTTGAAGGAAAAGGCAAAGCTTTGCCTCAAAGAAGGTGGCTCTTCGTACCAATCTTTGGACGGCTTGGTTAAACACATTTTATCGTTATAA